A single Symbiobacterium thermophilum IAM 14863 DNA region contains:
- the leuC gene encoding 3-isopropylmalate dehydratase large subunit encodes MSGRTLLDKIWERHVVRREPGKPDLLYIDLHLVHEVTSPQAFEGLRMAGRRVRRPDLTIATMDHNVPTTDRSLPLTDEIAARQMAALERNCSEFGVRLFDLYSPFQGIVHVIGPELGLTQPGLTIVCGDSHTATHGAFGALAFGIGTSEVEHVLATQCLWQHKPKVMEIRVNGKLPPGTTAKDLILGIIGQIGTDGATGYVIEYTGEAIRSLSMEGRMTVCNMSIEAGARAGMIAPDETTFAYLKGRPHAPQGELWEAAVADWRTLASDPDAVYDRVVEFDAGQLAPVVSWGTNPGQVVPVTGRIPDPRDFADPAQRKAAEAALAYMDLEPGTPIQDIRIDRVFIGSCTNGRIEDLRAAAAVVKGRKVAPGVRAMVVPGSGQVKAQAEAEGLDQIFREAGFEWREAGCSMCLGMNPDILAPGERCASTSNRNFEGRQGKGGRTHLVSPAMAAAAAIAGHFVDVRELLAEGGAAR; translated from the coding sequence ATGAGCGGACGGACCTTGCTGGACAAGATCTGGGAGCGGCACGTGGTGCGCCGGGAGCCCGGGAAGCCGGACCTGCTGTACATCGATCTGCACCTGGTGCACGAGGTGACCTCTCCCCAGGCCTTCGAGGGGCTGCGCATGGCGGGGCGGAGGGTCCGGCGGCCGGACCTGACCATCGCCACCATGGACCACAACGTGCCCACCACCGACCGGTCGCTTCCCCTGACCGACGAGATCGCCGCGCGGCAGATGGCCGCCCTGGAGCGGAACTGCAGCGAGTTCGGGGTCAGGCTCTTTGACCTGTACAGCCCGTTTCAGGGCATCGTGCACGTCATCGGCCCGGAGCTGGGCCTCACCCAGCCGGGGCTGACCATCGTCTGCGGCGACAGCCACACCGCCACCCACGGCGCCTTCGGCGCCCTGGCCTTCGGCATCGGCACCAGCGAGGTAGAGCACGTCCTCGCCACGCAGTGTCTCTGGCAGCACAAGCCGAAGGTGATGGAGATCCGGGTGAACGGGAAGCTGCCGCCCGGGACGACGGCCAAGGACCTCATCCTGGGCATCATCGGCCAGATCGGCACCGACGGCGCCACCGGGTACGTGATCGAGTACACCGGCGAGGCGATCCGGTCGCTGTCGATGGAGGGCCGAATGACCGTCTGCAACATGTCCATCGAAGCCGGAGCCCGGGCGGGGATGATCGCCCCGGACGAGACCACCTTCGCCTATCTGAAAGGCCGGCCTCACGCCCCCCAGGGGGAGCTGTGGGAGGCGGCGGTGGCCGACTGGCGCACGCTGGCCTCAGACCCCGACGCCGTCTACGACCGGGTGGTGGAGTTCGACGCCGGACAGCTGGCGCCGGTCGTCTCGTGGGGTACCAACCCCGGGCAGGTGGTGCCGGTCACCGGCCGGATCCCGGATCCCCGGGACTTCGCCGACCCCGCCCAGCGCAAGGCGGCGGAGGCGGCCCTGGCCTACATGGACCTGGAGCCCGGTACCCCGATCCAGGACATCCGCATCGACCGGGTCTTCATCGGCTCCTGCACCAACGGGCGCATCGAGGACCTGCGGGCCGCCGCGGCGGTGGTGAAGGGGCGCAAGGTCGCCCCCGGGGTGCGGGCGATGGTCGTCCCCGGCTCCGGCCAGGTGAAGGCGCAGGCCGAGGCGGAGGGGCTGGACCAGATCTTCCGGGAGGCGGGCTTCGAGTGGCGGGAGGCCGGTTGCTCGATGTGCCTCGGGATGAATCCCGACATCCTGGCCCCCGGGGAACGGTGCGCATCTACCTCCAACCGCAACTTCGAGGGCAGGCAGGGCAAGGGCGGCCGGACGCACCTGGTCAGCCCGGCCATGGCGGCGGCCGCGGCCATCGCCGGCCACTTCGTCGACGTGCGTGAACTCCTGGCGGAAGGGGGTGCGGCCCGGTGA
- a CDS encoding sodium:calcium antiporter, giving the protein MNPWLIFAICAAVIIVAGRAISNASDELAERTGLGRAFIGSLLLAGATSLPEVAASGSAAFMGSGNLALGNVFGSNIFNMILLVVGQIFATRHILSNVSPTHITTAATGMLLSGIAALSILAPQPYAFLGAGLDTWLIAVLYIVIMRMLPGAEQEPEVAAATQARDAEPTTSLTVLWLKFAASAAAILVAGWFLSKAADEIAVITGLGQTFIGSTLLAASTSLPELTVSIFTARMGAYDLLVGNVLGSNIFNMVILIVSDLLQPGSTPILSTGTTGQAVSALVGLVLSGIVIVSLTLPRREGKFKFSWDMWLILAVYLVGLRMIYQAG; this is encoded by the coding sequence ATGAACCCCTGGCTGATATTCGCCATCTGCGCCGCCGTGATCATCGTCGCGGGACGGGCCATCTCCAACGCATCAGACGAGCTGGCGGAGCGGACCGGGCTCGGTCGGGCGTTTATCGGCTCGCTCCTCCTCGCCGGCGCCACCTCCCTTCCGGAGGTCGCGGCCTCCGGCTCCGCGGCGTTCATGGGATCGGGCAACCTGGCCCTGGGCAACGTGTTCGGCAGCAACATCTTTAACATGATCCTGCTGGTCGTCGGCCAGATCTTTGCCACGCGCCACATCCTATCCAACGTATCGCCCACGCACATCACCACCGCGGCGACCGGCATGCTGCTGAGCGGCATTGCCGCGCTCAGCATCCTCGCACCGCAGCCCTATGCATTCCTCGGCGCCGGCCTCGACACGTGGCTGATCGCGGTGCTCTACATTGTCATCATGCGCATGCTGCCCGGAGCCGAACAGGAGCCCGAGGTGGCAGCGGCCACCCAGGCCCGGGATGCCGAACCCACCACCTCCCTGACCGTCCTCTGGCTGAAGTTTGCGGCCTCCGCCGCGGCCATCCTGGTGGCGGGCTGGTTCCTGAGCAAGGCCGCAGACGAGATCGCGGTCATCACCGGTCTCGGCCAGACCTTCATCGGCAGCACCCTGCTCGCCGCCTCCACCTCCCTGCCCGAACTCACGGTGTCCATCTTCACCGCCCGCATGGGCGCCTATGACCTGCTGGTGGGCAACGTCCTGGGCAGCAACATCTTCAACATGGTCATCCTGATCGTCAGCGACCTGCTCCAGCCCGGCAGCACCCCCATCCTCTCCACCGGCACCACGGGCCAGGCGGTCTCCGCCCTGGTGGGGCTGGTGCTCTCCGGCATCGTGATCGTATCGCTGACCCTGCCCCGGCGGGAGGGCAAGTTCAAGTTCTCGTGGGACATGTGGCTGATCCTGGCCGTCTACCTGGTCGGCCTCCGCATGATCTACCAGGCAGGCTGA
- a CDS encoding RNA polymerase sigma factor, translating to MTDEDLIRQLQQGSQAAVEPLVRRYHRPLVAYFYRLSHDYHLAQDLAQECLFRLVSRADQYRYPLPLKPWIYRIAVNLWRDVRKSAAYRQGAAALPLDRAVVRAEVLGPLILMGLTASVLLLDQRVDERWGASPRGLHGLFLQRWLLTAAYYVLAIGLFIWLAGARAGDVSEVRVFASSLVTGALFSGACHLFHHLSGSPVAGWAAGLAVYFVTLAIATIWCPYDSVYQLWLPFAGLSDATAQELALSKGVYALAGLALLGMSARLLTVPERLIRGND from the coding sequence ATGACCGACGAGGACCTGATCCGCCAGCTCCAACAGGGCTCTCAGGCGGCGGTGGAACCGCTGGTGCGCCGGTACCACAGGCCGCTGGTGGCCTACTTCTACCGGCTCTCCCACGACTACCACCTGGCACAGGACCTGGCACAGGAGTGCCTCTTCCGGCTGGTCTCCCGCGCCGACCAGTACCGGTACCCGCTGCCTCTGAAGCCCTGGATCTACCGGATTGCCGTCAACCTGTGGCGGGACGTGCGCAAGAGCGCCGCCTACCGGCAGGGGGCCGCGGCCCTGCCCCTCGACCGGGCGGTCGTGCGCGCGGAGGTGCTGGGGCCGCTCATCCTGATGGGGCTGACCGCCTCCGTCCTGCTGCTGGATCAGCGGGTGGATGAGCGGTGGGGAGCCTCCCCCCGGGGGCTGCACGGCCTGTTCCTGCAGCGCTGGCTTCTTACCGCCGCCTATTACGTACTGGCGATCGGCCTCTTCATCTGGCTCGCCGGCGCCCGGGCCGGGGACGTGAGCGAGGTGCGGGTGTTCGCCTCCTCGCTGGTGACGGGCGCCCTGTTCTCCGGGGCATGCCACCTGTTCCACCACCTGAGCGGGTCGCCGGTTGCGGGATGGGCCGCGGGGCTGGCGGTCTACTTCGTGACCCTGGCCATCGCAACGATCTGGTGCCCCTACGACTCCGTCTACCAGCTCTGGCTCCCCTTCGCCGGCCTGAGCGACGCCACGGCGCAGGAGCTGGCCCTGAGCAAGGGGGTCTATGCGCTGGCGGGGCTGGCCCTGCTCGGGATGAGCGCCCGGCTGCTCACGGTCCCGGAGCGGCTGATTCGGGGGAACGACTGA
- a CDS encoding LysR family transcriptional regulator yields MELHHLRYFVAVARHRNFTRAAQEHMVAQPSLSQQIRRLEEELGVLLFDRSRTPVRLTDAGEALLPHAEAILRQVEAAGAAVEERIGLRSGRLVLGSLPVTGSRLLPRAITAYRQRYPGVQITLREEPTQRLTELALADETDLTLTTLPVGSDELDWQPLLTEPILLALPPDHPLAADGPPHPAIPLSAVAGEPFLIMKPGYGFRDLVLAACQAAGFSPQIAFESAQIETLQAMVAAGLGVTLVPQMAADRSLRPSPVFVPLAGAPLTRTLALAWRRDRPLPRSAQAFLKLASELWPY; encoded by the coding sequence GTGGAACTGCACCACCTGCGCTACTTCGTCGCCGTCGCCCGGCACCGCAACTTCACCCGGGCCGCCCAGGAGCACATGGTCGCCCAGCCTTCGCTCAGCCAGCAGATCCGCCGGCTGGAAGAGGAGCTGGGCGTGCTGCTCTTCGACCGCAGCCGGACGCCCGTGCGGCTCACAGACGCCGGCGAGGCGCTCCTGCCCCATGCGGAGGCGATCCTGCGGCAAGTGGAGGCAGCCGGGGCGGCCGTGGAAGAGCGGATCGGCCTGCGCAGTGGACGGCTGGTGCTGGGCAGCCTGCCCGTGACCGGCTCGCGCCTGCTTCCCCGGGCGATCACCGCCTACCGGCAGCGGTATCCGGGGGTGCAGATCACCTTGCGGGAGGAGCCGACCCAGCGGCTGACCGAGCTGGCCCTGGCGGACGAGACGGACCTGACGCTGACCACGCTGCCGGTGGGCAGCGACGAGCTGGACTGGCAGCCGCTCCTCACCGAGCCGATCCTGCTGGCGTTGCCGCCGGACCACCCCCTCGCGGCGGACGGGCCGCCGCACCCCGCCATTCCGCTGTCCGCCGTGGCCGGGGAGCCCTTTCTGATCATGAAGCCCGGCTACGGCTTCCGTGACCTGGTCCTGGCCGCGTGCCAAGCCGCCGGCTTTTCACCGCAGATCGCCTTTGAATCGGCGCAGATCGAGACGCTGCAGGCGATGGTCGCCGCCGGGCTGGGGGTGACGCTGGTGCCTCAGATGGCCGCAGACCGCAGCCTTCGGCCGTCGCCGGTCTTCGTCCCCCTCGCCGGCGCACCGCTGACACGCACCCTGGCGCTGGCCTGGCGGCGGGACCGCCCGCTGCCCCGCTCCGCCCAGGCCTTCCTCAAACTTGCATCAGAACTTTGGCCTTATTAG
- the tkt gene encoding transketolase yields MNPQLRQNVVNTIKMLAVDAVEKAKSGHPGAPMGCADMAFVLWTQFLRFDPENPEWPNRDRFILSNGHGSMLLYSLLHLSGYDLDMEQIQSFRQWGSRTPGHPEYGHTPGVEVTTGPLGQGIAHAVGMAAAAEMLAARVNTDDFRPVDHYIYGICGDGDLMEGVVAEAAALAGQWKLGRLIFLYDDNEISIEGNTDIAFSEDVAKRFESYGWHVDRCDGHDHLAIAAAIERARAVTDKPSLIICRTVLGHGSPNKAGKAVAHGAPLGPEETRLTKEALGWPQEPAFYVPDEVRQFFAELKAEKQAEARRWQEQFDAWRQANPEKAQLWDQHKNLMVPADLDAQLVEAARSEKPLATRKYSEMVIQRAAALVPSLVGGSADLAESNLTTIKGGGDVGPACRIDEYDFSWSGRNFHFGVREHAMGSIVNGVVLYGGFRAYGATFLVFSDYMRPPIRLAALMQVPSIFVFTHDSFFLGEDGPTHQPVEHLWSLRMIPHVTVFRPADGLETAMAWAYALMEAKEPTILALTRQNVPHLERPAGFAIRDVWKGGYVVSDAANPVATLIATGSEVGLAVEAQKLLAERGIAVRVVSMPSVELFLRQPREYQEQVLVGRLAAIEAGRTDGWYRIIGRDGLAIGHEDFGASAPAGVLAEKFGFTPAQVAARVVEWLEG; encoded by the coding sequence CTGAACCCGCAATTGCGCCAGAACGTTGTCAACACCATCAAGATGCTCGCGGTGGACGCGGTGGAGAAGGCCAAGTCCGGTCACCCCGGGGCTCCGATGGGATGCGCCGACATGGCCTTCGTGCTTTGGACCCAGTTCCTGCGCTTCGACCCGGAGAATCCGGAGTGGCCCAATCGCGACCGCTTCATCCTCTCCAACGGTCACGGCTCCATGTTGCTGTACTCCCTGCTGCACCTGTCCGGCTACGACCTGGACATGGAGCAGATCCAGTCCTTCCGGCAGTGGGGCAGCCGGACGCCCGGTCACCCCGAGTACGGCCACACCCCCGGCGTGGAAGTGACGACCGGTCCCCTGGGCCAGGGCATCGCCCACGCGGTGGGGATGGCGGCGGCCGCCGAGATGCTGGCCGCCCGGGTGAACACCGACGACTTCCGGCCCGTTGACCACTACATCTACGGCATCTGCGGGGACGGCGACCTGATGGAAGGGGTCGTGGCCGAGGCCGCCGCGCTGGCGGGCCAGTGGAAGCTCGGCCGGCTGATCTTCCTGTACGACGACAACGAGATCTCCATCGAGGGCAACACCGACATCGCTTTCTCGGAGGACGTGGCGAAGCGGTTCGAGTCCTACGGCTGGCACGTCGACCGGTGCGACGGCCACGACCACCTGGCGATCGCGGCGGCCATCGAGCGGGCGCGGGCGGTCACCGACAAGCCCTCGCTGATCATCTGCCGGACGGTCCTCGGCCACGGCTCGCCCAACAAGGCCGGCAAGGCCGTCGCCCACGGGGCGCCGCTGGGGCCGGAGGAGACCCGGCTGACCAAGGAGGCCCTGGGCTGGCCGCAGGAGCCCGCCTTCTACGTGCCCGACGAGGTGCGGCAGTTCTTCGCGGAACTGAAGGCGGAGAAGCAGGCGGAGGCCCGCCGCTGGCAGGAGCAGTTTGACGCCTGGCGGCAGGCCAACCCCGAGAAGGCGCAGCTCTGGGACCAGCACAAGAACCTCATGGTCCCCGCCGATCTGGACGCCCAGCTGGTGGAGGCGGCGAGGAGCGAGAAGCCGCTGGCCACCCGCAAGTACTCCGAGATGGTCATCCAGCGGGCGGCGGCCCTGGTCCCCAGCCTGGTGGGCGGCTCGGCCGACCTGGCGGAGTCCAACCTGACCACCATCAAGGGCGGCGGCGACGTCGGCCCGGCGTGCCGGATCGATGAGTACGACTTCTCCTGGTCCGGGCGCAACTTCCATTTCGGCGTGCGGGAGCACGCGATGGGCTCCATCGTCAACGGAGTGGTGCTCTACGGCGGCTTCCGGGCCTACGGCGCGACCTTCCTGGTCTTCTCCGACTACATGCGCCCGCCGATCCGCCTGGCGGCGCTGATGCAGGTGCCGTCGATCTTCGTCTTCACCCACGACTCCTTCTTCCTGGGCGAGGACGGCCCGACGCACCAGCCGGTGGAGCACCTCTGGTCGCTGCGGATGATCCCGCACGTCACCGTGTTCCGGCCTGCCGACGGCCTGGAGACGGCCATGGCCTGGGCCTACGCCCTCATGGAGGCGAAGGAGCCGACGATCCTGGCCCTCACCCGGCAGAACGTGCCGCATCTGGAGCGGCCGGCGGGCTTTGCGATCCGTGACGTGTGGAAGGGCGGCTACGTGGTCTCTGACGCCGCGAACCCGGTCGCGACGCTGATCGCCACCGGCTCGGAGGTGGGGCTGGCCGTCGAGGCGCAGAAGCTTCTGGCCGAGCGGGGGATCGCCGTCCGGGTGGTCTCGATGCCCTCGGTGGAGCTCTTCCTGCGCCAGCCCCGGGAGTATCAGGAGCAGGTCCTGGTGGGCCGGCTGGCCGCCATCGAGGCGGGCCGGACCGACGGCTGGTACCGGATCATCGGCCGGGACGGCCTGGCCATCGGCCACGAGGATTTCGGTGCCTCCGCCCCCGCCGGCGTCCTGGCGGAGAAGTTCGGGTTCACCCCGGCGCAGGTCGCGGCGCGGGTGGTGGAGTGGCTCGAGGGGTAG
- the leuD gene encoding 3-isopropylmalate dehydratase small subunit: MRPFTRETGLAVPLDRVNVDTDQIIPKQFLKRIERTGFGQFLFHDWRYLPDGSPNPEFVLNRPQYAGATILIAGRNFGSGSSREHAPWALSDYGFRAIIAPSFADIFYNNCFQNGLLPVVLPEEAVAELMRRAQEPGYRLTVDLERCVVEDDAGFRVDFAIDAFRRHRMLHGLDDIGLTLQYEDEIAAYEARRPAWLPTTPAR; this comes from the coding sequence GTGAGGCCCTTCACACGGGAGACGGGGCTGGCGGTGCCGCTGGACCGGGTGAACGTGGACACCGACCAGATCATCCCCAAGCAGTTCCTGAAGCGCATCGAGCGGACCGGGTTCGGCCAGTTCCTGTTCCACGACTGGCGCTACCTGCCGGACGGCTCGCCCAATCCCGAGTTCGTGCTCAACCGGCCGCAGTACGCCGGCGCGACCATCCTGATCGCCGGCCGGAACTTCGGCTCGGGTTCGTCCCGGGAGCATGCCCCGTGGGCGCTCAGCGACTACGGCTTCCGCGCGATCATCGCGCCGTCGTTCGCGGATATCTTCTACAATAACTGTTTCCAGAACGGCCTCCTGCCGGTGGTGCTGCCCGAGGAGGCCGTGGCCGAGCTCATGCGGCGGGCGCAGGAGCCGGGGTATCGGCTCACGGTCGATCTGGAGCGGTGCGTGGTGGAGGACGATGCGGGCTTCCGGGTGGACTTCGCCATCGACGCGTTCCGGAGGCACCGGATGCTGCACGGGCTGGACGACATCGGCCTGACGCTGCAATATGAAGACGAGATTGCGGCGTACGAAGCCCGGCGCCCGGCGTGGCTGCCGACGACACCCGCACGGTAG
- a CDS encoding YczE/YyaS/YitT family protein has protein sequence MQRHLVLRLLWYYVGLVITGLGYALVIAQGLGASPWDILHLGLTGQTGIPLGRVVQITGAFVILVDVLLGMRPNLGMVLNMLSLGPITQFLLERLAAPATLPGRWLMLVAGIVVSGIGTAFYASADLGAGPRDSLMIGLTRKLGLPVAIVKNGLDVMVSLIGWWLGGPLGAGTVAVAVGLGPSVQLGFHLASLLARLRPLHGIVRPVPLRSATARQ, from the coding sequence ATGCAACGCCATCTCGTGCTGAGGTTGCTCTGGTACTACGTGGGGCTGGTGATCACGGGCCTGGGGTACGCGCTGGTGATCGCCCAGGGGCTGGGCGCCAGCCCCTGGGATATCCTCCATCTCGGACTCACCGGTCAGACCGGAATCCCGCTGGGGCGGGTGGTGCAGATAACGGGCGCGTTCGTCATCCTGGTGGACGTGTTGCTCGGCATGCGCCCCAACCTGGGCATGGTCCTCAACATGCTCTCCCTCGGACCGATCACCCAGTTCCTGCTGGAAAGGCTGGCCGCTCCTGCGACCCTCCCCGGCCGCTGGCTGATGCTGGTTGCGGGCATCGTGGTCTCGGGCATCGGCACCGCCTTCTACGCCAGCGCCGACCTGGGCGCCGGCCCCCGGGACTCCCTGATGATCGGGCTCACGCGCAAGCTGGGGCTGCCCGTCGCGATCGTGAAGAACGGGCTCGACGTGATGGTCTCGCTGATCGGCTGGTGGCTGGGCGGTCCTCTGGGCGCGGGCACGGTGGCGGTGGCTGTAGGCCTCGGCCCCTCCGTGCAGCTGGGCTTCCACCTGGCCAGCCTGCTGGCCCGGCTGCGGCCGCTGCACGGCATCGTGCGGCCGGTGCCCCTGCGGTCGGCGACGGCTCGGCAGTGA